The Candidatus Koribacter versatilis Ellin345 genome has a segment encoding these proteins:
- the ligA gene encoding NAD-dependent DNA ligase LigA translates to MSRTKDPAKQAEDLREKLRYHEHRYYVLDDPEISDADYDVMMNELKALEAKHPELLTPDSPTQRVGGKPREGFVKVAHSAPMLSLDNAYNEEELRDWARRVEELSGKAEIEYECELKLDGLSMALRYQDARFVLAVTRGDGSIGEDVTLNLRTVKSVPLGVSSATLKKTHMLGDFEVRGEVIFPTKSFEKMNEDREKQGLAKFANPRNAAAGAVRVLEPNITAQRRLDFYAYFLLVDGRVHIDRQSEALDTLEKLGFKVNSNRAVFKSIDDVLKFIHKKEEDREKLPYEIDGVVIKVNSTALWQRLGFTGKAPRWAIAYKYAARAAVTQVEDILVQVGRTGKLTPVAALKPVPIGGTTVSRATLHNMDEIDRLGLLIGDWVQVERGGDVIPKVVKVIDDKDHPRGKKKFKMPERCPECGGHVVRTEGEADHRCVNANCPAKLRESILHFASRGVMNIEGMGDSLVNQLVDRGLVKNVADIYELDEEKLLSLERMGKKSAQNILDEIKGTKKLPLERVIYGLGIRMVGERTAQFLAEHFGSLDGVMKATEEELLEVEEVGPRIAQSIHEFFAEPSNRELVKRLEAAGLQFKGVKKERGTALAGQTFVLTGSLPTYSRDEAKKLIEDAGGKVSGSVSKKTNYVVAGEEAGSKLDKARDLGVAVIDEDALKKLLGK, encoded by the coding sequence ATGTCCCGCACCAAAGATCCCGCAAAGCAAGCCGAAGACCTGCGCGAAAAGCTGCGTTATCACGAACATCGCTATTACGTGCTCGACGACCCGGAAATCTCGGACGCCGACTATGACGTGATGATGAACGAGTTGAAGGCCTTGGAGGCCAAGCACCCCGAGCTGTTGACCCCGGATTCGCCCACCCAGCGCGTGGGCGGAAAGCCGCGCGAGGGCTTTGTAAAAGTGGCGCATTCCGCGCCCATGCTGTCGCTGGACAACGCCTACAACGAGGAGGAACTCCGCGACTGGGCCCGGCGCGTAGAAGAACTCAGCGGGAAGGCCGAGATCGAGTACGAGTGTGAGTTGAAGCTGGATGGGCTCTCGATGGCGCTGCGCTACCAGGATGCGCGCTTTGTGCTGGCCGTCACCCGCGGCGATGGCTCCATCGGCGAAGACGTGACGCTCAACTTGCGGACAGTGAAGTCGGTGCCGCTCGGCGTCAGTTCCGCCACGTTGAAGAAGACCCACATGCTCGGCGATTTCGAAGTGCGCGGCGAAGTGATCTTCCCAACCAAATCGTTCGAGAAGATGAACGAAGACCGCGAAAAGCAGGGGCTGGCGAAGTTTGCTAACCCGCGAAACGCGGCGGCCGGCGCCGTGCGCGTGCTGGAGCCCAACATCACCGCGCAGAGGCGTCTGGATTTTTATGCGTACTTCCTGCTGGTGGACGGCCGCGTGCATATCGATCGGCAATCCGAGGCGCTCGACACGTTGGAGAAACTTGGGTTCAAGGTGAATTCCAATCGCGCGGTCTTCAAGTCGATTGATGACGTGCTGAAATTCATCCACAAGAAAGAAGAAGATCGCGAGAAGCTGCCTTACGAAATTGACGGCGTCGTGATCAAGGTCAACAGCACCGCACTCTGGCAGCGCCTGGGCTTCACCGGCAAAGCGCCGCGTTGGGCGATCGCTTACAAATACGCGGCGCGCGCGGCCGTTACGCAGGTGGAAGACATTCTTGTGCAGGTGGGACGCACCGGGAAACTCACGCCAGTCGCGGCTTTGAAGCCTGTGCCCATCGGCGGCACAACGGTGAGCCGCGCCACCCTCCACAACATGGACGAGATCGATCGCCTTGGATTGCTCATCGGCGATTGGGTGCAGGTCGAGCGCGGCGGCGATGTGATCCCCAAGGTCGTGAAGGTCATCGACGACAAGGATCACCCGCGCGGCAAGAAGAAATTCAAGATGCCCGAACGTTGCCCCGAATGCGGCGGCCACGTTGTACGCACCGAGGGCGAGGCCGACCATCGCTGTGTGAATGCGAATTGTCCGGCGAAACTGCGCGAGAGCATTCTGCACTTCGCGTCGCGCGGCGTGATGAACATCGAGGGAATGGGCGATTCGCTGGTCAACCAACTCGTCGACCGAGGGCTGGTAAAGAACGTGGCCGATATCTACGAACTCGACGAAGAGAAGCTTCTCTCGCTCGAGCGCATGGGCAAGAAGTCAGCTCAGAACATCCTCGACGAGATTAAAGGCACGAAGAAGTTGCCGCTGGAGCGCGTGATCTACGGTCTCGGCATCCGCATGGTAGGCGAGCGCACCGCGCAATTCCTCGCCGAACACTTCGGTTCGCTCGATGGCGTGATGAAAGCCACCGAAGAAGAGCTGCTGGAAGTCGAAGAAGTCGGGCCGCGCATCGCGCAGAGTATTCACGAGTTCTTCGCCGAGCCCAGCAATCGCGAACTGGTAAAACGCCTCGAAGCCGCCGGGCTGCAATTCAAGGGCGTAAAGAAAGAGCGCGGCACCGCGCTCGCCGGACAAACCTTCGTCCTGACCGGCAGCTTACCGACCTACTCGCGCGATGAAGCCAAGAAACTGATCGAAGATGCCGGCGGAAAAGTCAGTGGGTCGGTGAGCAAAAAAACCAACTATGTCGTCGCCGGCGAAGAGGCCGGATCGAAGCTCGACAAAGCCCGCGACCTGGGCGTTGCGGTAATCGACGAAGATGCCCTGAAAAAACTGCTAGGGAAGTAG
- a CDS encoding PP2C family protein-serine/threonine phosphatase has product MHSDTEIRAILSVDLVYFAIGVLILTVGLLSILQGVFSRPRQRITAFFGLIGTLYGSRLLLQLRIVPFVLGLSTYLDRQMWSAMNYVMPIAGIYIWTYFASPRSHKWFRIAAGCFGVFAVVGITHDLFTHSPWSYPKINGVLVIATSLLTAILLVADIRSRYIPLDGALRSAGIGFVVFQLTVVYDNLAAIGVVPSAWTEPFGFLVFLFAMGYAVQYRVSRDHNRMVTMQAEMDQARRIQMSILPAGPPATPHFQIAAKYEPMTSVAGDLYDFLPLSGDRIGLFIADVSGHGLPAALVASMLKTALSIESRVTTRPAELLAELNRAFCGQSHGQYITAAFAVLDPQAQSLSYAAAGHPPLLLWRSSSGTLDAVEQNGLPLGILPIAEYSEVTVPFARGDRLAMYTDGIVESENVAEEEFGSERLSAILKDSNGSAGELLGTVITAVERWRGQREQSDDLTLLIVEHV; this is encoded by the coding sequence GCGGCCGCGCCAGCGGATCACCGCATTTTTCGGGCTGATTGGAACCCTCTACGGAAGCCGTTTGCTGCTGCAGCTTCGCATCGTCCCGTTCGTTCTCGGACTCTCCACTTATCTCGACCGCCAAATGTGGTCCGCAATGAATTACGTGATGCCGATTGCCGGCATCTACATCTGGACCTACTTCGCCAGTCCGCGTTCCCACAAGTGGTTTCGAATTGCGGCTGGCTGCTTCGGCGTGTTCGCAGTCGTCGGGATCACGCACGATTTGTTCACCCACTCCCCCTGGTCGTACCCAAAGATCAACGGCGTGCTCGTCATCGCTACGTCGTTGCTCACGGCGATCCTGCTGGTTGCCGACATCCGCAGCCGTTATATCCCGCTGGATGGGGCGTTGCGTTCCGCAGGCATCGGCTTTGTCGTCTTTCAATTGACGGTCGTCTACGACAACCTCGCGGCAATCGGCGTCGTTCCGAGCGCGTGGACCGAGCCTTTTGGCTTCCTGGTCTTCTTGTTCGCAATGGGCTATGCGGTGCAGTACCGGGTCTCGCGCGACCACAACCGGATGGTCACGATGCAGGCCGAGATGGACCAGGCGCGTCGGATCCAGATGAGTATCCTGCCCGCGGGCCCGCCGGCGACCCCACACTTTCAGATTGCCGCGAAGTATGAGCCGATGACCAGCGTGGCCGGCGATCTCTATGACTTCCTGCCGCTCAGTGGCGATCGCATTGGGCTCTTCATCGCCGATGTCTCTGGCCACGGACTGCCTGCGGCGCTGGTCGCGTCGATGCTCAAGACGGCGCTTAGCATCGAGTCGCGCGTTACCACCCGGCCCGCCGAGTTGCTTGCCGAACTGAATCGCGCCTTCTGCGGGCAATCGCACGGGCAGTACATCACGGCGGCCTTTGCGGTCCTCGATCCGCAAGCGCAATCGCTCAGCTACGCCGCTGCGGGACATCCGCCGCTATTGCTGTGGAGGTCGAGTTCTGGAACGCTGGACGCGGTCGAGCAGAACGGCCTACCGCTCGGCATCCTGCCAATCGCGGAATATTCCGAAGTGACGGTGCCATTTGCGCGCGGCGACCGCCTCGCGATGTACACCGACGGCATTGTCGAATCCGAAAATGTCGCGGAAGAAGAGTTCGGCAGTGAGCGCCTCAGCGCGATCCTGAAAGATTCCAACGGTTCTGCGGGCGAATTGCTCGGTACGGTGATCACGGCTGTCGAGCGCTGGCGCGGCCAGCGCGAACAGTCCGACGACCTGACCCTGCTGATCGTCGAGCACGTGTGA